One genomic segment of Bradyrhizobium prioriisuperbiae includes these proteins:
- a CDS encoding N-acyl homoserine lactonase family protein gives MAALLALVVPTAIIPARAAGVDRLYILNCGEGTAGDISMWSPGVNEGKSMPFVDNCYLIKHGADWFIWDTGLADSIADLPDGQKPADPRFLTWRRPKTLASQLTQLGLSPADIKSMAVSHTHPDHVGNIEMFPNAMLFVQKAEYDWPGANNAPRFVPSHPVTKLDGDHDVFGDGSVTILSTPGHTPGHQSLLVKLQHTGAIVLSGDAVHFKGNWDNRGVPANNFSKEKTLASMQRISDVLTEEKAQLWINHDKAQRDTLKMSPEFYD, from the coding sequence ATGGCCGCCCTGCTGGCACTGGTCGTCCCGACGGCAATCATCCCCGCCCGCGCTGCCGGCGTCGACCGGCTGTACATTCTCAATTGTGGCGAAGGCACCGCCGGCGATATCTCGATGTGGTCGCCCGGCGTCAACGAAGGCAAGTCGATGCCGTTCGTCGACAATTGTTACCTGATCAAGCATGGCGCGGACTGGTTCATCTGGGATACGGGTCTGGCCGACAGCATCGCGGACCTGCCGGATGGGCAAAAGCCTGCCGATCCGCGCTTTCTGACCTGGCGCCGTCCGAAAACGCTGGCCTCTCAGCTGACGCAGCTTGGCCTTAGCCCCGCAGACATCAAAAGCATGGCGGTGTCCCACACCCATCCCGACCATGTCGGCAATATCGAGATGTTCCCCAATGCTATGCTCTTTGTGCAGAAAGCCGAATACGACTGGCCGGGCGCCAACAACGCGCCACGATTTGTACCGAGCCACCCGGTCACCAAGCTGGACGGCGACCACGATGTGTTCGGCGACGGCAGCGTCACCATTCTCTCGACTCCGGGCCACACGCCCGGTCACCAGTCTCTGCTGGTGAAACTGCAGCACACCGGCGCGATCGTGCTGTCAGGCGACGCGGTTCATTTCAAGGGCAACTGGGACAACCGCGGTGTGCCGGCCAATAATTTCAGCAAGGAAAAGACCCTGGCCTCGATGCAGCGCATCTCCGATGTTCTCACCGAGGAGAAGGCGCAGCTGTGGATCAACCACGACAAGGCACAGCGCGACACTCTGAAGATGTCACCGGAGTTCTACGACTAG
- a CDS encoding (2Fe-2S)-binding protein: MALAFTVLINGRQQAVDVDGDTPLLWVLRDVLGMTGTKFGCGIAQCGACTVQVDGVATRSCITTIDSLGKSAVTTIEAIGQTPAGQKIQQAWLEREVVQCGYCQSGQIMSASALLASNPKPTDADIDDAMAGNICRCGTYVRIRDAIKHAAASPAKPGARG, from the coding sequence ATGGCCTTGGCTTTCACCGTATTGATCAATGGGCGGCAACAGGCCGTCGATGTGGATGGCGACACGCCATTGTTGTGGGTGTTGCGCGACGTGCTGGGCATGACCGGAACCAAGTTCGGCTGCGGCATCGCCCAATGTGGCGCATGCACCGTGCAGGTCGACGGCGTTGCTACACGATCCTGTATTACCACCATCGACAGCCTCGGAAAATCCGCGGTGACCACCATCGAAGCGATCGGTCAGACGCCGGCGGGGCAGAAAATCCAGCAGGCCTGGCTGGAGCGCGAGGTCGTGCAATGCGGCTACTGCCAGTCCGGCCAGATCATGTCGGCCTCCGCATTGCTGGCAAGCAACCCAAAGCCCACCGATGCCGACATCGACGATGCGATGGCCGGCAATATCTGTCGCTGCGGCACCTATGTGCGCATTCGTGACGCGATCAAGCATGCGGCTGCCTCGCCGGCTAAACCGGGAGCACGCGGATGA
- a CDS encoding TetR/AcrR family transcriptional regulator: MKATQDGSAETDERRFRGRPQARPDEETRIIIYEAARHLFAVGGFAATSMEMVARSAGVSTKTLYRLVPNKSALFEGTVSDRMDRFLSAVNLRAAEHEDIEVALRTALLTCAELVLDEEVISLNRMMIAESDRFPEISATFYQKAMRRTVAAFADWLRVRRDNGAIVLDDVDEAAGMLLGMMVFEPQRAALFGHQPAPSHEAIAERAHHCAALFLRGCGG, translated from the coding sequence ATGAAGGCAACACAGGACGGCAGCGCGGAGACTGACGAGCGCCGCTTTCGCGGCCGGCCGCAGGCGCGGCCGGACGAGGAAACGCGCATCATCATTTATGAAGCCGCGCGCCATCTGTTCGCGGTCGGCGGTTTTGCCGCGACCAGCATGGAGATGGTGGCGCGCAGTGCCGGCGTGTCGACCAAGACGCTGTACCGTCTCGTGCCGAACAAGTCGGCGCTGTTCGAAGGCACCGTGTCGGACCGGATGGACCGGTTTTTGTCGGCGGTGAATCTGCGCGCAGCGGAGCATGAAGACATCGAGGTGGCGCTGCGGACCGCACTGCTGACCTGCGCCGAACTCGTGCTCGACGAGGAAGTGATCTCGCTCAACCGCATGATGATCGCTGAAAGCGACCGCTTTCCCGAGATCAGCGCGACCTTCTACCAGAAGGCGATGCGGCGGACGGTGGCGGCGTTTGCCGACTGGCTGCGCGTGCGGCGCGACAATGGCGCCATCGTGCTCGACGATGTCGACGAAGCTGCCGGCATGCTGCTCGGCATGATGGTGTTCGAGCCGCAGCGTGCCGCACTGTTCGGCCATCAGCCGGCGCCGTCGCACGAAGCCATCGCCGAGCGCGCCCACCACTGTGCCGCGCTTTTTTTGCGTGGATGTGGGGGTTGA
- a CDS encoding xanthine dehydrogenase family protein molybdopterin-binding subunit, with protein MIIDRLKAALALDNGTDPGLSRRALLKAGVASGGGLLLSIGMPALAATAATPATDFVPNAFIRIPPSGRIVLTMPYVEMGQGTYTSIPMLIAEELEVDLGQITLEHAPPDAKRYGNPALGGLQVTGGSTTIRAVWVPMRQAGAAARTMLIAAAAQRWAVDPASCRAENGVVVHAASGRKLGYGKLAEAAAVLPVPDKVVLKRPEDFKLIGTPAKRLDTPAKVNGSAMFGIDARPAGVKIATLAQSPVFGGKLKSLDDSKAKAVRGVRQIVRLDDAVAVVADHMGAAKKGLAALVIEWDDGPHAALNTDDIARDYAAALDSPGAVAETRGDVDGAVATAVTKVSAQYHVPFLAHAALEPMNCTVHVRKDSCEVWVGNQILGRAQATAAEVTGLPLEKVTVHNYLIGGGFGRRLEIDGVTRAVQIAKQVDGPVKVIWTREEDIQHDMYRPFFSDTFMAGLDEKGLPVAWRHRFAGSSILARWLPPLFKDGIDPETIDGAVHLVYGLPNFHVEYVRKEPPGIPTAFWRSVGPSHSVFVVESFIDELAAAAKRDPVDYRRALLDKEPRAKAVLDLAAAKAGWGGTLPNGVGRGVSLQHVFGSYMAQVAEVEVAKDGSVRVRRVVCAVDCGSAINPNTIEAQVQGAVIFGISAALYGEITLKNGRVQQSNFDDYQVVRINEAPAIEVHIVRNTEDPGGMGEPGTSAIMPALANAIFAATGKRLRRLPVDANLLKSG; from the coding sequence ATGATCATCGACCGATTGAAAGCGGCGCTCGCCCTGGATAATGGCACAGACCCGGGCCTGTCGCGACGAGCTCTGCTGAAAGCCGGCGTCGCCAGTGGCGGCGGCCTGTTGCTCAGCATTGGCATGCCGGCGCTGGCGGCGACCGCGGCAACGCCCGCCACCGATTTTGTTCCCAACGCCTTTATCCGAATCCCGCCAAGCGGCCGGATTGTCCTGACCATGCCGTATGTCGAAATGGGGCAGGGCACTTACACGTCGATTCCGATGCTGATTGCGGAAGAGCTTGAAGTGGATCTCGGCCAGATCACGCTCGAACATGCGCCGCCGGACGCCAAGCGTTACGGCAATCCGGCGCTCGGCGGCCTGCAAGTCACCGGCGGCTCCACCACGATTCGCGCGGTCTGGGTGCCGATGCGCCAAGCCGGCGCAGCCGCACGAACCATGTTGATTGCCGCCGCCGCGCAGCGCTGGGCTGTCGACCCCGCATCATGCCGGGCCGAAAATGGTGTGGTTGTTCACGCGGCCAGCGGCCGCAAGCTCGGTTATGGCAAGCTGGCAGAAGCCGCCGCGGTATTGCCGGTGCCCGACAAGGTCGTCTTGAAACGGCCGGAAGACTTCAAGCTGATCGGCACGCCGGCCAAGCGGCTCGACACCCCGGCGAAGGTCAACGGCAGCGCGATGTTCGGCATCGACGCGCGCCCGGCCGGTGTGAAGATCGCGACCCTGGCGCAATCGCCGGTGTTCGGCGGCAAGCTGAAAAGCCTCGACGACAGCAAGGCCAAAGCGGTGCGTGGTGTGCGCCAGATCGTGCGGCTGGACGATGCGGTGGCTGTTGTCGCCGACCATATGGGCGCGGCCAAGAAAGGCCTCGCCGCGCTGGTGATCGAATGGGACGATGGCCCGCACGCGGCGCTGAACACTGACGATATCGCTCGGGACTATGCAGCGGCACTGGACAGTCCGGGTGCGGTGGCGGAAACCCGCGGCGACGTCGACGGCGCCGTGGCAACCGCCGTGACCAAAGTCTCGGCGCAATATCACGTGCCGTTTCTCGCGCACGCGGCGCTCGAGCCGATGAACTGCACGGTGCATGTCCGCAAGGACAGCTGTGAGGTGTGGGTCGGCAACCAGATCCTGGGGCGAGCCCAGGCGACCGCGGCCGAGGTCACCGGTTTACCATTGGAAAAAGTCACGGTGCACAATTACCTGATCGGCGGTGGTTTCGGCCGCCGGCTGGAGATCGACGGCGTGACCCGCGCGGTGCAGATCGCCAAGCAGGTCGATGGACCGGTGAAAGTGATCTGGACCCGCGAAGAAGATATCCAGCACGACATGTACCGGCCGTTCTTCTCGGATACGTTCATGGCAGGGCTTGATGAGAAGGGATTGCCGGTGGCCTGGCGGCACCGGTTTGCCGGATCGTCGATCCTGGCGCGGTGGCTGCCGCCCTTGTTCAAGGATGGCATCGATCCGGAGACCATCGATGGCGCCGTCCACCTCGTCTATGGGCTGCCGAACTTCCATGTCGAATATGTCCGCAAGGAGCCGCCGGGAATCCCGACGGCCTTCTGGCGCAGTGTTGGTCCGTCCCACAGCGTGTTCGTGGTCGAGAGTTTCATTGACGAACTGGCGGCGGCCGCCAAGCGCGATCCGGTCGACTATCGCCGCGCGCTGCTCGACAAGGAGCCGCGCGCCAAGGCTGTGCTGGATCTCGCCGCGGCCAAGGCCGGCTGGGGCGGGACGCTGCCGAACGGTGTCGGCCGTGGTGTTTCGCTGCAGCATGTGTTCGGCAGCTACATGGCGCAGGTTGCCGAGGTTGAGGTCGCCAAGGACGGCAGCGTTCGGGTGAGGCGGGTGGTCTGTGCGGTCGATTGCGGTAGTGCGATCAATCCGAACACCATTGAGGCGCAGGTGCAGGGCGCGGTGATCTTCGGAATTTCGGCGGCATTGTACGGCGAGATCACCCTGAAGAACGGCCGGGTCCAGCAGAGCAATTTCGACGACTATCAGGTGGTGCGGATCAACGAGGCCCCGGCGATCGAGGTGCATATCGTCAGGAACACCGAGGATCCCGGCGGCATGGGCGAACCCGGCACCTCCGCGATCATGCCGGCACTTGCCAACGCCATCTTTGCAGCTACCGGCAAGCGGCTGCGCCGGCTGCCAGTGGACGCCAACCTCCTGAAGTCGGGATGA
- a CDS encoding HlyD family secretion protein yields the protein MTRHSPSFEVDRTLPPDAAEDLLQQPASDPISSPVAETAHNKSNVSPTAAPAPRTNRLRRVLLAGVAVAVLAGASWYGFDYWTFGRFQVSTDDAYVKADNTTIAPKVSGYLREVLVGDNERVAAGQTLARIDERDFKVALDQAKADVEAAQAAIVSKQAQLDAQQAVIDAARATIDVDKANVTFADQENRRYSDLAKTGFGSVQNAQQAASRIAGANATLQRDTANLASALKQVDLLRADISQAKAALAKTQATQEQAELNLSYTTIVAPIDGVVGNRTLRVGQYVTAGTQLMSLVPADGAYIIANYKETQLTDVKKGQLVAIDVDMFPGQTVHGRVDSIAPASGQEFALLPPDNATGNFTKVVQRIPVKIVLNHDNPLIALRPGMSVIPTINTLTPAPIAAATPKTPSNVSSKVSEGKISEGSCHVKSRPVRLDRAADLWQNI from the coding sequence ATGACCCGCCATTCCCCGTCTTTCGAGGTCGACCGCACGCTGCCGCCGGATGCGGCGGAGGATCTGCTGCAGCAGCCCGCGTCCGATCCGATCTCATCTCCTGTGGCTGAGACTGCCCATAACAAAAGCAACGTCTCCCCCACCGCAGCCCCGGCGCCACGCACCAACCGTCTTCGCCGCGTGCTGTTGGCCGGTGTGGCGGTCGCTGTGCTGGCCGGCGCATCCTGGTACGGCTTCGACTATTGGACATTCGGCCGCTTTCAGGTCTCGACCGACGACGCCTATGTGAAGGCCGACAACACCACCATTGCACCGAAAGTCTCCGGCTATTTGCGCGAGGTGCTGGTCGGCGACAACGAGCGCGTCGCCGCGGGCCAGACGCTGGCGCGGATCGACGAACGCGATTTCAAGGTCGCGCTGGATCAGGCCAAGGCCGACGTGGAGGCCGCCCAGGCCGCCATCGTCAGCAAGCAGGCGCAGCTCGACGCGCAACAGGCCGTGATCGACGCGGCACGCGCCACCATCGATGTCGACAAGGCCAACGTCACTTTCGCCGACCAGGAAAACCGGCGCTACTCGGACCTGGCCAAGACCGGCTTCGGCAGCGTGCAAAACGCGCAGCAGGCCGCCTCGCGCATCGCCGGTGCCAACGCCACCCTGCAGCGCGACACCGCCAATCTTGCCTCCGCCCTGAAGCAGGTCGATCTGCTCAGGGCCGATATCAGCCAGGCCAAGGCAGCGCTCGCCAAGACACAGGCAACGCAGGAGCAGGCCGAACTCAATCTCAGCTACACCACCATTGTCGCCCCGATCGACGGGGTGGTCGGCAACCGCACACTGCGTGTCGGCCAGTATGTCACGGCCGGCACCCAGCTGATGTCACTGGTGCCCGCTGACGGCGCCTACATCATCGCCAATTACAAGGAAACCCAGCTCACCGACGTCAAGAAGGGCCAGCTCGTGGCGATCGACGTCGACATGTTCCCGGGACAGACCGTGCATGGCCGCGTCGACAGCATCGCGCCGGCCAGCGGCCAGGAATTCGCGCTGCTGCCGCCTGATAACGCCACCGGCAACTTCACCAAGGTGGTGCAGCGCATTCCGGTGAAGATCGTTCTCAACCACGACAATCCGCTGATCGCGTTGCGCCCCGGCATGTCGGTGATCCCGACCATCAACACCCTGACGCCGGCCCCCATCGCGGCCGCAACGCCAAAGACCCCTTCGAACGTGTCCAGCAAGGTTTCCGAAGGCAAGATTTCGGAAGGATCATGCCATGTCAAATCCCGCCCCGTCCGCCTCGATCGCGCAGCCGATCTCTGGCAGAACATCTGA
- a CDS encoding DHA2 family efflux MFS transporter permease subunit: protein MSNPAPSASIAQPISGRTSERSVAVDPNRASTTTWIAVLAAMIGAFMAILNIQITNASLLNIEGGIGTGVDNGSWISTSYLIGEIVVIPMTDFLSRVFSFRRYMLASAALFAVFSVACAFTHDLGSMIAMRGLQGFAGGVLIPMAFTLVLTKLPKSQQPIGLAVFALSVTFAPAIGPTIGGYLTENYGWQTIFFVNVLPTIVMLIALFFTLERQPMQLGLLKEGDWAGIVTMAVGLSALQTVLEEGNKDDWFGSPFIVKLAIVAVISLSLFIWIELTVKKPLIRLRLLTQRNFGFGTIALTLVGFALFGSVYILPAYLGQVQRYNAEQIGTVMAWTGLPQLILIPLIPMLMQRFDTRAIAFIGLMIFAYSCFMNTAMSLDYAGDQLWIPNIVRAVGQAMVLTPLTSVSTGGIAPQDAAAASGISNMLRNLGGAIGTAMLATVITKREQYHSNIIGQSVTLGREEVRSRLAQMQNYFMAHGVSDPAAAHQQAVIALGQTVKRQALVMGFSDTFAVIGLVLVLAGIAILFTRKVRSAGGAGAH from the coding sequence ATGTCAAATCCCGCCCCGTCCGCCTCGATCGCGCAGCCGATCTCTGGCAGAACATCTGAACGTAGCGTCGCGGTCGACCCCAACCGCGCCAGCACCACCACCTGGATCGCCGTCCTCGCCGCCATGATCGGCGCCTTCATGGCGATCCTGAACATCCAGATCACCAATGCATCGCTGCTGAATATCGAGGGCGGCATCGGGACAGGCGTCGATAACGGTTCCTGGATCTCGACCTCCTATTTGATCGGCGAGATCGTGGTGATCCCGATGACCGACTTCCTCAGCCGGGTGTTTTCGTTCCGCCGCTACATGCTGGCCAGCGCCGCGCTGTTCGCTGTGTTTTCGGTGGCCTGCGCCTTCACCCACGATCTGGGCTCCATGATCGCGATGCGCGGGCTGCAGGGCTTTGCCGGCGGCGTGCTGATCCCGATGGCCTTCACCCTGGTGCTGACCAAGCTGCCGAAGTCGCAGCAGCCGATTGGCCTTGCGGTCTTCGCCCTCTCGGTCACCTTCGCTCCCGCAATCGGCCCGACCATCGGCGGCTATCTCACCGAGAATTACGGCTGGCAGACCATCTTCTTCGTCAACGTGCTGCCGACCATCGTGATGCTGATCGCGCTGTTTTTCACCCTCGAACGCCAACCCATGCAGTTGGGACTGCTCAAGGAGGGCGACTGGGCCGGCATAGTCACCATGGCCGTCGGGCTCTCCGCACTGCAGACCGTGCTGGAGGAAGGCAACAAGGACGACTGGTTCGGTTCGCCCTTCATCGTCAAGCTGGCGATCGTGGCCGTCATCAGCCTGTCGCTGTTCATCTGGATCGAGCTGACGGTGAAGAAGCCGCTGATCCGGCTGCGGCTGCTGACGCAACGCAACTTCGGCTTCGGCACGATTGCATTGACCCTGGTCGGCTTCGCGCTGTTCGGTTCGGTCTATATCCTGCCGGCCTATCTCGGACAGGTGCAACGTTACAACGCCGAGCAGATCGGCACAGTGATGGCATGGACCGGACTGCCGCAGTTGATCCTGATCCCGCTAATCCCAATGCTGATGCAGCGATTTGATACCCGCGCGATCGCCTTCATCGGCCTGATGATCTTCGCCTACAGCTGCTTCATGAACACCGCGATGTCGCTCGACTATGCCGGCGACCAGCTCTGGATCCCGAACATCGTCCGCGCCGTCGGACAGGCCATGGTTCTCACCCCGCTGACCTCGGTGTCTACCGGCGGTATCGCCCCGCAGGACGCCGCCGCGGCCTCGGGCATCAGCAACATGCTGCGCAATCTCGGCGGTGCGATCGGCACGGCGATGCTCGCCACCGTGATCACCAAGCGCGAGCAATATCATTCCAACATCATCGGCCAGTCGGTGACACTGGGACGCGAGGAGGTCCGTTCCCGCCTCGCCCAGATGCAGAACTACTTCATGGCGCATGGCGTATCGGATCCAGCCGCCGCTCATCAGCAAGCCGTCATCGCGCTGGGACAGACCGTCAAACGCCAGGCACTGGTGATGGGTTTCAGCGACACTTTTGCGGTGATCGGCCTGGTGCTGGTGCTCGCCGGAATAGCGATCCTGTTCACGCGAAAGGTACGGAGCGCGGGTGGTGCCGGAGCACACTGA
- a CDS encoding shikimate dehydrogenase: MPIQLDGATRLIPIFGDPIAQVKAPAGLTAEFARRGRSTMVVPFHVTPDHFDSVVVSLGAVQNVDGFIATIPHKFAACASCTTLSPRAKFLGVANVVRRNGDGGWHGDMLDGLGYVRGLAAAGCDVWGRRALLVGAGGAGSAIALSLLDSGVTELAVHDADLAKRDALIARLANAHAGKVSTGAANPIGFDLAINATPRGMRPDDPLPIEADRIEKTCFVGDVITVPEITPLLQIARAKGCSTLTGVGMFESSITLMADFFLVG, from the coding sequence ATGCCGATTCAACTCGATGGCGCGACACGCCTGATTCCGATTTTTGGTGACCCGATCGCCCAGGTCAAAGCACCGGCCGGCCTGACGGCTGAATTCGCACGGCGCGGGCGCAGCACGATGGTCGTGCCGTTTCATGTGACGCCTGATCATTTCGACAGCGTGGTGGTTTCGCTCGGTGCTGTTCAAAATGTCGACGGCTTCATTGCCACCATTCCGCATAAATTCGCCGCTTGCGCGTCATGCACCACGCTGTCGCCGCGTGCGAAATTTCTCGGTGTCGCCAATGTCGTGCGCAGAAACGGCGACGGCGGCTGGCACGGCGATATGCTGGACGGGCTCGGTTATGTGCGCGGCCTCGCGGCCGCGGGGTGCGACGTCTGGGGGCGCCGGGCCCTGCTGGTTGGCGCCGGCGGTGCCGGCAGCGCCATCGCCTTGTCCTTGCTGGACAGCGGCGTGACGGAGCTCGCGGTCCACGACGCTGATTTGGCCAAGCGCGATGCCTTGATTGCGCGGCTGGCAAACGCTCACGCCGGGAAGGTGTCCACGGGGGCGGCGAACCCGATCGGGTTTGATCTTGCGATCAATGCCACGCCGCGTGGCATGCGGCCCGACGATCCGCTGCCGATCGAGGCCGACCGAATTGAGAAAACCTGCTTCGTCGGCGACGTGATCACCGTTCCGGAGATCACACCGCTGCTTCAGATTGCGCGCGCGAAGGGGTGCAGCACCCTCACCGGCGTTGGCATGTTTGAGAGTTCGATCACGCTGATGGCGGACTTCTTTCTGGTCGGATAG
- a CDS encoding CoA transferase, whose translation MGPLDGLRILDLTSVLMGPYATSILGDMGADVIKLESPQGDMTRAVGPSRGGTMGGMFMHANRSKRSIVVDLKTAAGLDVALRLAEKSDILIYNVRPQAMVRLGLGYDDVAAVNSGIIYVGAFGFGQDGPYAARPAYDDLIQGISTVPHLLAETGDGTPRYVSVNIADRIVGLHVVNAVLAAVRHRDKTGRGQKIDVPMFETMASFVLGDHLGGLSFRPPLDQGGYARLMAKNRKPYRTADGHLCVLLYTDKHWRDFLTMSGHAAKLDDPRFASHPDRLAHIDAIYQEVAEIMRERTSAEWEGMLLACDIPHTPAHTLTSIMDDPHLNAVGFFQPVEHSSEGPVLSMRVASTWSDSQPQPQRLAPLLGEHTREILTEIGCDEAETERLVASGAVAQLPPKD comes from the coding sequence ATGGGCCCGCTCGACGGTTTACGCATTCTCGATCTCACCTCGGTGCTGATGGGGCCCTACGCCACCTCGATCCTCGGCGACATGGGCGCCGATGTGATCAAGCTGGAGAGCCCGCAAGGCGACATGACCCGCGCGGTGGGACCAAGCCGCGGCGGAACCATGGGCGGCATGTTCATGCATGCCAACCGCAGCAAGCGCAGCATCGTGGTCGATCTGAAAACTGCGGCCGGACTCGACGTGGCGCTGCGGCTGGCGGAAAAATCCGACATCCTGATCTACAATGTCCGCCCGCAGGCGATGGTCCGGCTCGGCCTCGGTTATGACGACGTCGCCGCCGTCAATTCCGGCATCATCTATGTCGGCGCCTTCGGCTTCGGCCAGGACGGCCCCTATGCCGCACGGCCCGCCTATGACGATCTGATCCAGGGCATTTCCACGGTGCCGCATCTGCTGGCGGAAACCGGCGATGGCACACCACGGTATGTCTCGGTGAACATCGCCGATCGCATCGTCGGGCTGCATGTGGTCAACGCCGTGCTCGCCGCTGTGCGCCACCGCGACAAGACCGGGCGCGGCCAGAAGATCGACGTGCCGATGTTCGAGACCATGGCGAGCTTCGTGCTGGGCGATCATCTCGGCGGTCTCAGCTTCCGGCCGCCGCTCGACCAGGGCGGCTATGCGCGCCTGATGGCGAAAAACCGCAAACCCTACCGCACTGCCGACGGCCATCTCTGCGTGCTGCTCTACACCGACAAGCACTGGCGCGATTTCCTGACCATGAGCGGCCACGCCGCGAAGCTCGACGACCCGCGCTTCGCCAGCCATCCGGACCGCCTCGCCCATATCGATGCGATCTACCAGGAGGTGGCCGAGATCATGCGCGAGCGCACCTCGGCCGAATGGGAAGGGATGCTGCTCGCCTGCGACATCCCGCATACGCCGGCGCACACGCTGACCTCGATCATGGACGACCCGCATTTGAACGCGGTCGGCTTCTTCCAGCCGGTCGAGCATTCCTCGGAGGGCCCGGTGCTGTCGATGCGGGTGGCCTCGACCTGGAGCGACAGCCAGCCACAGCCGCAGCGGCTGGCGCCGCTGCTTGGCGAGCATACAAGGGAGATCCTGACAGAGATCGGCTGCGACGAGGCGGAGACGGAACGCCTTGTTGCCAGCGGCGCCGTGGCTCAATTGCCGCCAAAGGATTGA
- a CDS encoding TetR family transcriptional regulator: MDRILEGETRVLNTVPLALATTNRIAEVAGVGIGSLYQYFDSSRR; the protein is encoded by the coding sequence GTGGATCGCATTCTCGAGGGCGAAACTCGCGTTTTGAACACCGTGCCGCTGGCGCTGGCCACCACCAACCGCATCGCCGAGGTCGCGGGTGTCGGCATCGGCTCGCTGTATCAGTATTTCGACAGCAGCAGGCGATAG
- a CDS encoding tautomerase family protein: MPDILVEVRGSWLGARKRSFLLAIHDAVIEALKSDPEDKVVRLIEHASVDFLIPAQASDRFTHIEITQFVGRSIDTKRMLYRAMVRHLEPFGISAHDIKIVLKEVPLANVGMRGGRAACDIDISYDIQV, translated from the coding sequence ATGCCGGACATTCTTGTCGAGGTGCGCGGATCCTGGCTCGGTGCCCGCAAGCGATCCTTCTTGCTGGCCATTCATGATGCGGTGATCGAGGCGCTGAAAAGCGATCCTGAGGACAAGGTGGTTCGTCTGATCGAGCACGCGTCCGTCGATTTTCTAATTCCGGCGCAAGCCAGCGATCGCTTTACTCATATCGAGATCACTCAGTTCGTCGGGCGCTCGATCGACACCAAGCGGATGCTTTACAGGGCGATGGTGCGGCATCTGGAGCCGTTCGGCATTTCGGCGCATGATATCAAGATCGTGCTGAAGGAGGTGCCGCTGGCGAATGTCGGAATGCGTGGTGGTCGCGCAGCCTGCGACATCGACATATCCTACGATATTCAGGTGTGA
- a CDS encoding DUF4269 domain-containing protein, with product MTRCDYRTALDTAGVMTALAAYRPEIAGTPPLGLDLPDSDIDVLCEVTPAAREAFLITLWTTWSYAAGFRVHQWRDNERPIIAGFDASGWSFEIFAHPLPVAQQVAMRHFNIEQRLLRLGGPALHARVLAARRNGLKTEPAFAAVLGLAGDPFAALLALERETNAGLEALLLRI from the coding sequence ATGACACGTTGCGACTATCGAACCGCCTTGGACACCGCCGGGGTCATGACCGCGCTTGCCGCGTATCGACCCGAGATCGCCGGCACGCCCCCGCTTGGTCTTGACCTGCCGGACAGCGACATCGACGTGCTGTGCGAGGTGACGCCTGCAGCGCGTGAGGCATTCCTCATCACGCTGTGGACCACATGGTCGTACGCGGCCGGCTTCCGGGTGCATCAATGGCGTGACAATGAGCGGCCGATCATTGCCGGATTCGATGCGTCGGGATGGAGCTTCGAGATTTTTGCCCATCCCTTGCCGGTGGCACAACAGGTCGCGATGCGTCATTTCAATATCGAACAGCGACTGCTGCGGCTGGGAGGACCGGCGCTTCATGCGCGCGTTTTGGCGGCGCGCCGCAACGGGCTGAAGACCGAGCCGGCCTTTGCGGCGGTGCTCGGCCTGGCTGGCGATCCCTTTGCAGCCTTGCTTGCACTTGAACGGGAAACCAATGCCGGCCTTGAGGCGCTGCTGTTGCGCATCTGA